A portion of the Stigmatella aurantiaca DW4/3-1 genome contains these proteins:
- a CDS encoding tenascin-X codes for MGRRTMQGGTGRALLLMGFLVGLLGVGCRESPPLTGASGRLRLSAESVTFPSTYIGQTREDTVRVLNAGRAPLDVRWTQVDAPFTVEGFPERLSTGEAVGRIRFSPVTPGTYSATLVGTSSEGGTVSLTLAGEARVLPECALPGTCYRATFDVATERCVAVPLEDGTPCDPGNECVLEARCVSAQCKGRERVCDDGNACTSDVCNPLDGCTAVPAPPCPGDGKCQVGVCDPARGCGLVKAPDGTFCGSRRGCDGADVCVDGACALRDLPDGFVCAPGTPCQGEGRCQGPDCARPPATALVPNWTFDAAERSRDLHDIMVWPDGSVTLAGFFSSPMLDATGERPVSASGTGRRCMLWNERLLCMDYPLQGTVSLLDRRTGEPRWTFTLTSARPDLGAQAKTMFMARLAVMAPDRLAALFEAYPATSEEGTLCRVYFLVVLDAKGGLISGQLLEDPLLSECNHPHPFGLVSNTAGDLFVAFSPTVNSGAPLQAGAPTLLLAYSADGVERWRRTLPMPGGELGTVRGLLLPEYGTAALSTVDGTEQGPMEELGRAVATRDVVVPSPAGTTVNPMGGEAAASELKGYTVPGLAPLWTYSLSAGQRFTSKELRLADTLPWGAQGAETLALGFASDGATPTLVGVRTRDGSEAFQCALAYEPLSVQQLFELGPESLVLMDGSNECGQCDPPFAYSRARFQRFPLLGMQPTVAPWPGTFGGPGHGHHELPVRAEP; via the coding sequence ATGGGACGCAGGACGATGCAGGGCGGGACAGGCCGGGCGCTGCTCTTGATGGGGTTCCTGGTGGGGCTGCTGGGCGTGGGCTGCCGCGAGAGCCCTCCCCTGACTGGGGCCTCGGGCCGGCTGCGGCTGTCCGCGGAGTCGGTGACGTTCCCCTCCACCTATATCGGCCAGACGCGCGAGGACACCGTGCGGGTGCTCAACGCGGGCCGCGCGCCGCTGGACGTGCGGTGGACCCAAGTCGACGCCCCCTTCACCGTGGAAGGGTTTCCGGAGCGGTTGAGCACGGGGGAGGCCGTGGGCCGGATCCGGTTCTCGCCCGTGACGCCGGGCACCTACTCGGCCACGCTCGTGGGCACATCGTCCGAAGGGGGCACGGTGTCCCTGACGCTGGCGGGGGAGGCCCGGGTCCTGCCCGAGTGCGCTCTTCCCGGGACGTGCTACCGCGCCACCTTTGATGTGGCCACGGAGCGGTGCGTGGCGGTGCCCCTGGAGGACGGGACGCCGTGCGATCCGGGCAACGAGTGCGTGCTGGAGGCCCGCTGCGTGTCCGCCCAGTGCAAGGGGCGCGAGCGGGTGTGTGACGACGGCAACGCGTGCACCTCGGACGTGTGCAACCCGCTGGATGGCTGCACCGCCGTGCCCGCGCCGCCGTGCCCCGGGGATGGGAAGTGCCAGGTGGGCGTGTGCGATCCGGCCAGGGGGTGTGGGCTCGTCAAGGCTCCGGATGGCACCTTCTGCGGGAGCCGGCGAGGGTGTGATGGGGCGGACGTGTGCGTGGATGGAGCGTGCGCGCTGAGAGATCTGCCGGATGGCTTCGTCTGCGCGCCGGGCACGCCGTGTCAGGGCGAGGGCCGCTGCCAGGGTCCGGACTGTGCGCGTCCGCCCGCCACCGCGCTGGTGCCCAACTGGACGTTCGACGCGGCCGAGAGATCCCGCGATCTGCACGACATCATGGTGTGGCCCGATGGCAGCGTGACGCTGGCGGGCTTCTTCTCCAGCCCGATGCTGGACGCCACCGGGGAGCGGCCGGTGAGCGCGTCGGGGACGGGCCGGCGCTGCATGCTGTGGAACGAGCGGCTGCTGTGCATGGACTACCCGCTGCAGGGCACGGTGTCCCTGCTGGACCGCCGGACGGGGGAGCCGCGGTGGACCTTCACCCTGACCTCGGCGCGGCCGGACCTGGGGGCGCAGGCGAAGACGATGTTCATGGCCCGGCTGGCGGTGATGGCGCCGGACCGGCTGGCGGCGCTCTTCGAGGCATACCCGGCGACTTCCGAGGAGGGCACGCTGTGCCGGGTGTACTTCCTGGTGGTGTTGGACGCGAAGGGAGGGCTCATCTCGGGGCAGTTGCTGGAGGACCCCCTGCTGTCCGAGTGCAACCATCCCCACCCGTTCGGCTTGGTGTCGAACACGGCGGGAGACCTGTTCGTGGCCTTCTCACCCACGGTGAACTCCGGGGCACCTTTGCAAGCGGGCGCCCCCACGCTGCTGCTGGCGTACTCGGCGGATGGCGTGGAGCGCTGGCGGCGGACGTTGCCCATGCCGGGCGGCGAGCTGGGCACGGTGCGGGGGCTCCTGCTGCCCGAGTATGGCACCGCGGCGCTGAGCACGGTGGATGGGACGGAGCAGGGCCCGATGGAGGAGCTGGGCCGAGCGGTGGCCACGCGGGACGTGGTGGTGCCCAGCCCCGCGGGGACGACGGTGAACCCCATGGGAGGAGAGGCGGCCGCCTCCGAGCTGAAGGGCTACACGGTGCCGGGGCTTGCGCCCTTGTGGACGTACTCCCTGTCGGCCGGGCAGCGCTTCACGTCGAAGGAGCTGCGGCTGGCGGACACGCTGCCTTGGGGCGCCCAGGGCGCGGAGACGCTGGCGCTGGGCTTCGCGTCAGATGGCGCCACGCCCACGCTCGTGGGGGTGCGGACGCGGGATGGCTCGGAGGCCTTCCAGTGTGCGCTGGCCTATGAGCCGCTCTCGGTGCAGCAGCTCTTCGAGCTGGGGCCGGAGAGCCTCGTATTGATGGATGGCTCGAACGAGTGTGGGCAGTGCGATCCGCCGTTCGCCTACAGCCGGGCCCGCTTCCAGCGCTTCCCCCTGCTGGGAATGCAGCCCACGGTGGCTCCCTGGCCGGGCACCTTCGGGGGTCCTGGGCACGGACACCACGAGCTGCCGGTGCGCGCGGAGCCTTGA
- a CDS encoding aldo/keto reductase, protein MNYRLLGRTGLYVSELCFGAMTFGGEGIWKAIGTSGQKEADTLVGRCLEAGINFFDTADVYSHGASEQLLGKALGARRKDIVLATKVRGRVGPGVNELGLSRGHILDSVHASLKRLGTDYIDLYQIHGFDAVTPLDETLRALDDLVRQGKVRYLGASNLAAWQLMKALGISEHRGLSRFESLQAYYSIAGRDLEREVVPLMKDQQVGLMVWSPLAGGFLSGKYRRGQQGPEGSRRATFDFPPVDRERAYNVIDVMDGIAREHQSSVARVALAWLLHQPHVTTIVIGAKTAEQLEDNLETPKLKLTAEQLTALNTASALTPEYPGWMVARQGEDRSPKPQS, encoded by the coding sequence ATGAACTACCGGCTGTTGGGACGCACGGGCTTGTACGTATCGGAGTTGTGCTTTGGGGCGATGACGTTCGGGGGAGAGGGCATCTGGAAGGCAATTGGCACCTCGGGCCAGAAGGAGGCCGACACGCTGGTGGGCCGCTGCCTGGAGGCGGGCATCAACTTCTTCGATACCGCGGATGTCTACTCCCATGGTGCCAGCGAGCAACTTCTCGGCAAGGCTTTGGGGGCGCGGCGCAAGGACATCGTCCTCGCCACGAAGGTGCGGGGACGCGTGGGCCCGGGCGTCAACGAATTGGGCCTGTCGCGCGGCCACATCCTGGACTCGGTGCACGCGAGCCTGAAGCGGTTGGGCACGGACTACATCGACCTGTACCAAATCCACGGCTTCGATGCCGTCACCCCACTGGACGAGACGCTGCGCGCGCTCGATGATCTCGTGCGCCAGGGCAAGGTGCGCTACCTGGGTGCCTCGAACCTGGCGGCGTGGCAGCTCATGAAGGCGCTGGGCATCAGCGAGCACCGGGGCCTGTCCCGCTTCGAGTCGCTCCAGGCCTACTACAGCATCGCGGGCCGGGACCTGGAGCGCGAGGTGGTGCCTTTGATGAAGGACCAGCAGGTGGGGCTCATGGTGTGGAGCCCGCTGGCCGGTGGCTTCCTGAGCGGCAAGTACCGCCGAGGGCAGCAAGGCCCCGAGGGTTCGCGGCGCGCCACCTTCGACTTCCCGCCCGTGGACCGGGAGCGGGCGTACAACGTCATCGACGTCATGGATGGCATTGCCCGGGAACACCAGAGCTCCGTGGCGCGCGTGGCCCTGGCGTGGCTGCTGCACCAGCCCCACGTGACGACGATCGTCATCGGCGCGAAGACGGCGGAGCAGCTCGAGGACAACCTCGAGACCCCCAAGCTGAAGCTGACCGCCGAGCAGCTCACCGCGCTGAACACCGCCTCCGCGCTGACGCCCGAGTACCCAGGCTGGATGGTGGCCCGCCAGGGCGAGGACCGCAGCCCCAAGCCTCAGTCCTGA
- a CDS encoding bifunctional 3-(3-hydroxy-phenyl)propionate/3-hydroxycinnamic acid hydroxylase produces the protein MSAETVDVIIVGCGPVGGITANYLGQDGVRTLIIDRELHAHTQPRAFSCDDETQRNFQAAGLANELAVNLYHCPKMDYIDGQRNVLASAIFKGLDFGFGHTALAFFSQPQLEGMLRQGLRRFPHVELRMGHEVDSFTQDADGVTVYMTERLTGRKRTVRARYLLGCDGAHSSIREMINVPMKGTSYGVPWITITATTPTPEPVYTYYVCDPQRPGFATRGAMNEIRMDLLLRGNERTEVVEKKEVVQRIIGAFMDPSLVTIVRAAVFTFHSKVAQRWRSGRVFLLGDAAHLMPPFLGQGMCSGVRDAVNLTWKLALAVKGVAGDELLDTYERERRPHAVNMINATVKMGRVFLSRSKFVAALRNKIMQWIWRNPKTQYLLRDWKVKQPIVLNQGFMAGGKHKAGLPGGTYFPQPTVGLAGGARVPLDSLFGNRFALLCMADTAEPVRRSAEALARDLGGVLLRVLPAARAGEARTGDVVDEGGYLSAWFSTHQADTVVVRPDRFVYGASLGDQIEKLREQVRAFIRPLPMESLEEVPAPSRMSSIA, from the coding sequence GCGCCTTCTCCTGCGACGACGAGACCCAGCGCAACTTCCAGGCGGCGGGGCTGGCCAATGAACTCGCCGTCAACCTCTATCACTGCCCGAAGATGGACTACATCGACGGGCAACGGAACGTGCTCGCCTCGGCCATCTTCAAGGGGCTCGACTTCGGGTTTGGCCACACGGCCCTGGCCTTCTTCAGCCAGCCCCAGCTGGAGGGCATGCTGCGCCAGGGGCTGCGCCGCTTTCCGCACGTGGAATTGCGCATGGGCCACGAGGTGGATTCCTTCACCCAGGACGCGGATGGCGTCACGGTCTACATGACCGAGCGGCTCACGGGCCGCAAGCGGACGGTGCGCGCGCGCTACCTGCTGGGGTGTGATGGCGCGCACAGCAGCATCCGGGAGATGATCAACGTGCCCATGAAGGGCACCTCCTACGGCGTGCCGTGGATCACCATCACCGCCACCACCCCCACGCCCGAGCCCGTCTACACCTATTACGTGTGTGATCCGCAGCGGCCTGGCTTTGCCACCCGCGGCGCGATGAACGAGATCCGCATGGACCTGCTGCTGCGCGGCAACGAGCGCACGGAGGTGGTGGAGAAGAAGGAAGTCGTCCAGCGCATCATCGGCGCGTTCATGGACCCGAGCCTGGTGACCATTGTCCGGGCCGCCGTGTTCACCTTCCACAGCAAGGTGGCGCAGCGCTGGCGCAGCGGCCGCGTCTTCCTGCTCGGCGATGCCGCCCACCTGATGCCCCCCTTCCTGGGACAGGGCATGTGCTCCGGCGTCCGGGATGCCGTCAACCTCACCTGGAAGCTGGCCCTGGCCGTGAAGGGCGTCGCGGGCGACGAGCTGCTCGACACCTACGAGCGCGAGCGGCGGCCCCACGCGGTGAACATGATCAACGCCACCGTGAAGATGGGGCGCGTGTTCCTGTCGCGCTCGAAGTTCGTGGCGGCGCTGCGCAACAAGATCATGCAGTGGATCTGGCGCAACCCCAAGACCCAGTACCTGCTGCGCGACTGGAAGGTCAAACAGCCCATCGTCCTCAACCAGGGCTTCATGGCCGGCGGCAAGCACAAGGCCGGCCTGCCCGGGGGGACGTATTTTCCCCAGCCCACGGTGGGCCTCGCCGGGGGCGCTCGGGTGCCGCTGGACTCCCTGTTTGGCAACCGCTTCGCGCTGCTGTGCATGGCGGACACGGCCGAGCCGGTGCGGCGCTCGGCCGAGGCCCTGGCGAGGGACCTGGGCGGGGTGCTGCTGCGCGTGCTGCCCGCCGCGCGGGCCGGGGAGGCCCGGACCGGAGACGTAGTGGACGAAGGGGGTTACCTCTCCGCGTGGTTCTCCACGCACCAGGCCGACACGGTGGTGGTACGTCCCGACCGTTTCGTCTACGGTGCCTCGTTGGGTGACCAGATCGAAAAGCTGAGGGAACAGGTGAGGGCCTTCATCCGGCCGCTCCCCATGGAAAGTCTCGAGGAAGTGCCCGCGCCCTCTCGCATGTCTTCCATCGCGTGA